Proteins encoded within one genomic window of Citrobacter amalonaticus Y19:
- the lsrK gene encoding autoinducer-2 kinase encodes MARLCTLSESAHYLMALDAGTGSVRAVIFDLEGKQIAAGQAEWRHLAVPDVPGSMEFDLGKNWQLTCECIRQALHNAGIAPEAIAAVSACSMREGIVVYDAEGTPVWACANVDARAAREVSELKEIHDYTFESEVYRSTGQTLALSAIPRLLWLAHHRSDIYRRASTVTMISDWMAYMLSGELAVDPSNAGTTGLLDLKTRDWKPSLLQMAGLRSDILSPVKETGTLLGRVTAQAAAQCGLKAGTPVVVGGGDVQLGCLGLGVVRPAQTAVLGGTFWQQVVNLPAPIVDPEMNVRINPHVIPGMVQTESISFFTGLTMRWFRDAFCAEEKLIAERLGIDAYTLLEEMASRVPAGAWGVMPIFSDRMRFKSWYHAAPSFINLSIDPEKCNKATLFRALEENAAIVSTCNLQQIADFTGIHPTSLVFAGGGSKGKLWSQILADVSGLTVNVPVVKEATALGCAIAAGVGAGIWSSMAETGERLVRWEREHVPDKEKHALYQESREKWQAVYQEQLGLVDHGLTTSLWKAPGL; translated from the coding sequence ATGGCCCGACTCTGTACCCTCTCTGAATCAGCACATTACCTGATGGCACTGGACGCCGGAACCGGAAGCGTCCGCGCTGTGATTTTCGACCTGGAAGGCAAACAAATCGCGGCGGGACAAGCGGAATGGCGGCACCTTGCCGTACCGGATGTTCCCGGCTCAATGGAGTTTGATCTGGGGAAAAACTGGCAGCTGACCTGTGAATGCATCCGTCAGGCATTACATAACGCCGGGATTGCGCCGGAAGCGATTGCCGCCGTCTCCGCCTGTTCGATGCGCGAAGGCATTGTGGTCTATGACGCAGAGGGAACGCCCGTCTGGGCCTGTGCCAACGTCGATGCCAGAGCGGCACGGGAAGTCAGCGAGCTTAAGGAGATCCACGACTACACCTTCGAAAGCGAGGTCTATCGCAGCACCGGTCAGACGCTGGCGTTGAGCGCCATCCCGCGTCTGCTCTGGCTGGCACATCATCGTTCGGATATCTATCGTCGCGCCTCGACGGTAACGATGATCAGCGACTGGATGGCCTACATGCTCAGCGGCGAGCTGGCGGTGGATCCTTCCAATGCCGGAACCACGGGCCTGTTGGATCTCAAAACGCGCGACTGGAAGCCGTCATTGCTACAGATGGCCGGACTGCGGTCGGATATTCTCTCACCGGTAAAAGAGACCGGGACGTTGCTGGGAAGGGTGACGGCGCAGGCTGCTGCCCAGTGCGGGCTGAAAGCAGGCACGCCGGTGGTGGTGGGCGGCGGGGATGTTCAGTTGGGCTGCCTCGGCCTTGGGGTCGTACGTCCGGCGCAAACCGCCGTCCTGGGCGGAACATTCTGGCAGCAGGTAGTGAATTTACCCGCGCCGATTGTCGATCCTGAGATGAACGTGCGTATTAATCCGCACGTCATTCCGGGGATGGTACAAACCGAATCCATCAGCTTTTTTACCGGCCTGACGATGCGCTGGTTCCGCGATGCGTTCTGCGCCGAAGAAAAGCTGATAGCCGAGCGTCTGGGTATCGACGCCTACACGCTTCTGGAGGAGATGGCTTCCCGGGTACCGGCAGGCGCATGGGGGGTGATGCCGATTTTCTCTGACCGGATGCGTTTCAAAAGCTGGTATCACGCTGCCCCTTCGTTCATCAACCTGTCTATCGATCCGGAAAAATGCAATAAGGCCACGCTGTTCCGCGCGCTGGAAGAGAATGCGGCCATTGTATCGACCTGCAACTTGCAGCAAATCGCTGATTTTACCGGGATCCATCCCACGTCGCTGGTGTTTGCCGGGGGAGGCTCGAAAGGCAAACTCTGGAGCCAGATTCTGGCAGACGTGTCAGGGCTGACGGTCAACGTTCCGGTGGTCAAAGAGGCAACGGCGCTGGGCTGCGCGATTGCCGCCGGCGTCGGGGCAGGGATCTGGTCATCCATGGCCGAAACCGGCGAGCGACTGGTGCGCTGGGAGCGAGAGCATGTGCCGGACAAAGAAAAGCATGCGCTTTATCAGGAATCGCGTGAGAAATGGCAGGCGGTATATCAGGAGCAGTTAGGTCTGGTCGATCACGGGTTGACCACCTCGTTGTGGAAAGCGCCGGGTTTATAA